Sequence from the Poecilia reticulata strain Guanapo unplaced genomic scaffold, Guppy_female_1.0+MT scaffold_622, whole genome shotgun sequence genome:
CTCCACAGATTAGCTATGCTTCAACCAGCGAGCAGCTCAGTTTAAAATCTAAGTTCCCCACCTTCCTGCGGACTGTTTCCAGTGACAAACATCAGACGCAAGCCATTTATGAGCTGGTGAAGAATTTTTCATGGCGATCAGTGGCCATTGTGGGAAGCATTGATGGATATGGGAAGTTTGGAACCGATAGTCTCCAGCAGCTCTTCGATGACAATAATATCTGTGTTGACTTTGTGGAGATTCTCCCTGATACCTTTGTCAAAAACTGTTCAACTGCAACAGATCTGGTGAAAAAAATAGGAAACTCTACCGCTGAGGCCATTATCATGTTCACCCAAGAGGCCAATGTTCACATCATCCTTGAAGCagttattgaaaaaaatctcaacaggACATGGATAGCAAGTGACGCCTGGTCCACATCTTCTACAATCTCTGAGATAATAGGAATCGAAAGCATTGGtccagtttttggttttatttttagacagaaGGAGGTGCCTGGCTTTCAAGATTACGTCACATCAATGTTTAATGGAACtacaaacaacattttgagTTATTATCAAGTTTTCACAAACAGCTCCAAAGATGACATGAAATGTAACTGCAAGAATAAGACCTCCGACCTAAGATGCTTGTACTGCTACATTGACCATGATGAATCCTACAACATTTACATGGCTGTCCAGGTCATTGCTGAGGGCCTCAGAATCCTACTAAAATGTAACAATCAAAGCTGCGAACGAACCAAGTTTACTGCTATTGAGGTAAAGTAAACAACTTTCTGTGTTAAGTTATTCTTTACAGATTACTTTTTATATGTTTGGTTGTGATTATTAGCCgaacaaagtttaaaaagtaccttttgttttgcagcaaacatcaatctttttattatttatattgcCTGTACAGGtagttttgcacatttgtccTCAAGACAGTCAAAGTACGCAATGTTCTGACATGGAGCATATAAGTGTCCCTGTATGTATAATCTCTGCTGCCAAGTCCTTGCATAATTGGAATTAATTTGATACCCATAACTAAACTGTATTATAGTAAATTAATAATGACATTGGACCAGTGGggtctgtttttgtctgtaaatatatttaaacttcGACTTCATAACAAGTAAATCGGCCTAAAAATTGTCTCCACAGCTTTTTCATGTAATCAGGAATATCAACATCACTGTGAATGACACAAATATCTACTTCGATGAAAACGGAGATCCCAGTTTGGGATACGACATATTGTTTTGGAACACATCTGAGTCCAAAGAAGGcgttgagaaaataaaaatcggAGAATACTGGCCAAATAAAACCATTTCATTTGACAAAGATTTATCCCAATGGAGAACCACTGGAAATGTAAGATGAAGATATATtagtcagtaaaataaatagctCATAATCCTGTGCTAATCCTATTGTCTCTTTCACAGGTGTCTGTTTTTAACTGCTCCAGAACATGTCAACCAGGGCAAAGAAGGGAATTACAACGTGGAAAATGTTGCTATGGATGTGTTAACTGTTCATCTCACGAGTATTCAAATGGAAATGGTCAGTGTTATCTTTGctatctgttttgttttttgcctaaaatacaattttctcCTCTCTTACTTTATTTGCCATCAGTTTGAGGCCATAGGCTCAGAAGCACTTGGTCAGGATAAAGATCCAAAGCATACAATAGTACCCCTTCTTTTTCCCAGTCTCAcaggaaaacacagcaaatgcttttctttgctttttatattctttgtcttcttctgcAGATACTTTTTGCAGACAATGTGAACCGCACCAGTACTCACCAGAAGACCACAGAAATACTTGtgtgaataaaactgaagagtttCTCGAGTGGTCAGACCCCTTCTCCATCATTCTGATCATGACAGCTGCTATTGCAATAATTGCTACTGCAGTGATCGCTATCGTCATTGGCCTCAACTGTGGGACTCCTGTTGTTAAGGCAATTGGAGGCTACCTGTGTTATGTGGAGATGGCCTCCTTGCTCCTCGGCTTTTGCACTACCTTCACCTTTATAGGAAAACCCACACCACGTTCCTGTGTAGGCATTCCTGTCTTTGGTATAAGTTTCTCCCTCTGTATCTCCTGCATTTTGGCCAACTTAATTCAGATCCTGTTAGGTTTTAGCTTTGACCCAAGGGTTGGCTCTAAGATTAAGAAGCTTAATCATCCAGTAGCTGTGGTTGCCATCATCGCTGGTGTGCAGTTGGGTGTATCCTTGGCATGGCTAATCGCTCTCCCACGTCTTCCTTCAATAGAACAGAAAGAGCTCACAATATTGTATCAATGTAACATGTGCGAAGAGTCCAAAAAGTTCTTTGCTGCCACAATAGTCTACAACTCTTTCTGGGGccttgtgtgttttgtctttgcatTCAAAGGTAGACAGCTACCCGACATTTACAAAAATGCCGCGTTGATCTCAGTGAGCATGGTGCTGTTTTTAATCATATGGATTGTTTTCCTCCCAATTTATCTCACTTTGGAAGGAAAGTACAAACCGGCTA
This genomic interval carries:
- the LOC103461115 gene encoding G-protein coupled receptor family C group 6 member A-like → MRRVFQEKSHTAGVESTACTSDSTMFLLKLLVTFMSVFHSSTKNTDLHAYLHGDVIIGGLFPVHQKTNRTTDPGPINCTAFDIQVFLRTQVMIYSIQEINQRMPRLLPNLTLGYDIYDTCGDVTLAIRATLQLLKDQSDPQRCLIPASINFAFPEPETKVVIGETFSEVSIAVARVLALPSVTQISYASTSEQLSLKSKFPTFLRTVSSDKHQTQAIYELVKNFSWRSVAIVGSIDGYGKFGTDSLQQLFDDNNICVDFVEILPDTFVKNCSTATDLVKKIGNSTAEAIIMFTQEANVHIILEAVIEKNLNRTWIASDAWSTSSTISEIIGIESIGPVFGFIFRQKEVPGFQDYVTSMFNGTTNNILSYYQVFTNSSKDDMKCNCKNKTSDLRCLYCYIDHDESYNIYMAVQVIAEGLRILLKCNNQSCERTKFTAIELFHVIRNINITVNDTNIYFDENGDPSLGYDILFWNTSESKEGVEKIKIGEYWPNKTISFDKDLSQWRTTGNVSVFNCSRTCQPGQRRELQRGKCCYGCVNCSSHEYSNGNDTFCRQCEPHQYSPEDHRNTCVNKTEEFLEWSDPFSIILIMTAAIAIIATAVIAIVIGLNCGTPVVKAIGGYLCYVEMASLLLGFCTTFTFIGKPTPRSCVGIPVFGISFSLCISCILANLIQILLGFSFDPRVGSKIKKLNHPVAVVAIIAGVQLGVSLAWLIALPRLPSIEQKELTILYQCNMCEESKKFFAATIVYNSFWGLVCFVFAFKGRQLPDIYKNAALISVSMVLFLIIWIVFLPIYLTLEGKYKPAISSAAVLVSCISILGCHLAPKCYIMLFRKEINNHNAISEYIRKHYERKDLSVISS